A genomic region of Pseudovibrio sp. Tun.PSC04-5.I4 contains the following coding sequences:
- a CDS encoding alpha/beta fold hydrolase codes for MTLLKKAIELGIIGSCFMGAVLTQGASAEERTLTIPAGNQNIVATLETPEKANPPIVVMLHGFTGYRDELSVSGTDEGVFSRIARQLAEAGFASLRIDFRGSGESDGKWEDTTFSGQISDAVTAIDWVKSQEEFAGSKVGVIGWSQGGLVASHAAAERPDLDAVVLMAPATIPLSTYGQIFGAPLMEKALAADPEELITGTLPWGVDTTLKARFYQEMPLTSPLAAAANYDGPLLVIMGLKDALITPQPAVGEAWLKYHQGEEKLVTLETGHAWGAFDGPAMIDEQVMPAILGWFEERL; via the coding sequence ATGACGTTGCTTAAAAAAGCTATTGAATTGGGTATAATTGGCTCTTGTTTTATGGGGGCTGTACTTACTCAAGGTGCATCTGCTGAGGAGCGCACTCTTACCATTCCTGCGGGAAACCAGAATATCGTTGCGACCTTGGAAACGCCAGAAAAAGCTAATCCGCCTATCGTTGTTATGTTGCACGGCTTTACCGGGTATAGAGACGAACTTTCCGTAAGTGGCACAGACGAAGGCGTTTTTTCGCGTATAGCGCGTCAATTGGCTGAAGCCGGCTTTGCGTCGCTCCGTATAGATTTTCGTGGTTCGGGGGAAAGTGACGGTAAATGGGAGGATACGACGTTCTCTGGTCAGATCTCTGATGCGGTCACCGCAATTGACTGGGTGAAATCTCAAGAGGAATTTGCAGGGTCCAAAGTCGGTGTGATTGGATGGAGTCAGGGCGGGTTGGTTGCAAGTCATGCAGCAGCTGAGCGCCCGGATCTGGATGCTGTTGTGCTCATGGCGCCGGCTACAATTCCTCTTTCGACATATGGCCAGATCTTTGGTGCACCTTTGATGGAGAAAGCTCTGGCAGCTGATCCTGAAGAGCTGATCACAGGAACTCTTCCATGGGGTGTTGATACCACTTTGAAGGCGCGGTTCTATCAGGAGATGCCGCTCACCAGTCCACTTGCCGCAGCAGCTAATTATGATGGACCGCTGTTGGTGATCATGGGACTAAAGGACGCTTTGATCACACCGCAACCAGCTGTTGGTGAAGCCTGGCTGAAATACCATCAGGGCGAAGAAAAACTGGTGACATTAGAAACGGGTCATGCCTGGGGTGCGTTCGATGGCCCCGCCATGATTGATGAACAGGTGATGCCAGCTATCCTGGGCTGGTTTGAAGAACGACTTTAA
- a CDS encoding SRPBCC domain-containing protein — MTAADTIATEATTLRMTRDFKASPQKVYDAWTDPKMLVQWWGPESVTVTECNMQVKVGGDWATTMTSQETGNTFTHSGIYKVLDRPNHLCFSWGWINEGVRGHETDVDVTFEAIEDGTRMTMVQKTFADAEQTQNHNQGWSSSFNDLQRFLEA, encoded by the coding sequence ATGACGGCAGCCGATACGATAGCAACCGAAGCCACCACACTGCGCATGACCCGCGATTTCAAGGCATCACCCCAAAAGGTATATGACGCCTGGACTGACCCTAAAATGCTCGTGCAATGGTGGGGGCCGGAAAGTGTAACGGTCACAGAATGCAATATGCAGGTGAAAGTCGGTGGTGATTGGGCCACAACAATGACCTCTCAGGAAACCGGAAATACATTCACCCATTCCGGCATCTACAAGGTACTAGATCGTCCCAACCACCTCTGTTTTTCTTGGGGTTGGATCAATGAGGGTGTACGCGGTCATGAAACCGATGTTGACGTAACCTTTGAGGCGATTGAAGACGGCACCCGCATGACCATGGTGCAAAAAACCTTTGCCGATGCAGAACAAACCCAAAACCACAATCAAGGTTGGAGCTCCAGCTTCAACGACCTTCAGCGCTTTTTGGAAGCTTAA
- a CDS encoding type I secretion system permease/ATPase — protein sequence MAKRSQEHTPYISNAFRRLYSAFWGIGGISMLINLLMLTGPLFMLQVYDRVLSSSSVPTLVVLSVFVAVLYVFLGLLEGLRNRVLLRIGQRVDEQLSGLAFEASTRIPVTLGAEGERTRPVTDLDTIRQFLSGSGPSAIFDMPWMPLYLAIIFMFHPLLGFTAMGGALAICILMALNELSSRRPALETAIESGRRTSLVEICRRNSESIEAMGMIDTLRERWEDGNDTYLGKQRKASDRSNIFTTMIKTLRFMLQSGILGLGAWLVIQQEASAGVMIASSIMTARALAPVEQAIANWRGFAAARIGMARLNEVFKTHAPAEERVELPFPEKSLVVERLFCGPIASSDPFVKDISLELKAGDGLGIVGHSGSGKSTLTRAMVGITPSLKGSVRFDGAELDQWSMADRGDFIGYLPQDIQLFDGTIAENIQRFKDEKETDKLIAAARMANVHDLIVSLPDGYNTVIGASGNGLSGGQRQRIALARALYGNPFLIVLDEPNSNLDAEGEAALTNAIHQMREAGSIVIVVAHRPAATSAVDQILHMREGQLRDFGPKDRIMKQVIAPLHKKPQEVA from the coding sequence TTGGCTAAGCGGTCACAAGAGCACACACCATACATCTCCAACGCCTTTCGCAGGCTCTATTCTGCGTTTTGGGGGATCGGTGGCATCAGCATGTTGATCAACCTGCTGATGTTGACGGGTCCCCTGTTCATGTTGCAGGTGTATGATCGCGTTCTGTCCAGCAGTTCTGTGCCGACCCTTGTTGTTTTGAGTGTTTTTGTAGCTGTTCTTTACGTTTTTCTTGGTTTGCTGGAAGGCTTGCGGAACCGCGTTCTGCTACGCATCGGCCAAAGAGTTGACGAGCAACTTTCCGGTTTGGCCTTTGAAGCTTCCACCCGCATTCCGGTAACGCTAGGCGCGGAAGGCGAGCGGACCCGGCCTGTCACCGATTTGGATACCATTCGTCAGTTTCTGTCCGGTTCGGGACCATCTGCCATCTTCGACATGCCATGGATGCCGCTGTATCTCGCCATCATATTCATGTTCCACCCTCTGCTCGGCTTCACTGCCATGGGCGGCGCGTTGGCGATTTGTATTCTGATGGCGCTGAACGAGCTGTCTTCCAGACGCCCTGCGCTGGAGACTGCTATCGAGTCTGGTCGCAGAACCTCGCTTGTTGAGATATGTCGGAGAAACTCTGAAAGCATCGAGGCCATGGGTATGATTGATACCTTGCGCGAGCGGTGGGAAGACGGAAACGACACCTACTTGGGCAAGCAACGGAAAGCCTCTGACCGGTCCAACATCTTCACAACCATGATCAAAACCCTGCGGTTCATGTTGCAGTCCGGCATCTTAGGTTTGGGTGCATGGTTGGTGATCCAGCAGGAAGCCTCTGCTGGCGTGATGATCGCCTCCTCCATTATGACCGCACGTGCCTTGGCTCCGGTTGAGCAAGCCATCGCCAACTGGCGCGGGTTTGCCGCGGCACGGATCGGCATGGCCCGTCTCAACGAAGTGTTTAAAACTCATGCGCCTGCTGAGGAGCGGGTTGAGTTGCCTTTTCCAGAAAAATCCCTCGTGGTTGAGCGTTTGTTTTGCGGACCAATAGCCTCCTCTGATCCCTTCGTGAAGGACATCTCACTGGAGTTGAAGGCGGGCGATGGCCTTGGCATTGTTGGGCATTCAGGCTCTGGCAAATCCACCCTCACACGGGCGATGGTTGGCATCACTCCTTCCCTGAAAGGGTCTGTCCGGTTTGATGGGGCTGAGTTGGACCAGTGGAGCATGGCAGACCGTGGTGACTTCATCGGCTACTTGCCACAGGACATCCAGTTGTTTGACGGCACCATTGCCGAGAACATTCAGCGGTTCAAAGACGAAAAAGAGACTGACAAACTGATTGCTGCGGCACGCATGGCAAACGTCCACGACCTGATTGTGAGTTTGCCGGACGGCTACAACACCGTTATCGGCGCGTCTGGCAACGGCCTTTCCGGTGGCCAGCGCCAGCGGATTGCTCTGGCGCGGGCGCTTTACGGTAACCCGTTCCTGATTGTGCTGGATGAGCCGAACTCCAATCTGGATGCTGAAGGGGAAGCCGCGCTCACCAACGCCATTCACCAAATGCGTGAGGCTGGGTCCATCGTCATTGTCGTGGCGCACAGACCAGCGGCAACGTCCGCCGTGGATCAGATCCTTCACATGCGTGAGGGGCAGCTACGGGATTTTGGCCCAAAAGACAGAATTATGAAGCAGGTGATCGCACCACTTCACAAAAAGCCGCAGGAGGTCGCTTGA
- a CDS encoding alkaline phosphatase family protein: MGDKRNVLWIMCDQLRFDYLSCYGHPHLQTPNIDKLAERGVRFNRAYVQSPICGPSRMSFYTGRYVRSHGSTWNGIPLRVGEPTLGDHLHEIGVRTVLVGKTHMRADTEGMARLGIAAESFIGARVAECGFEVFERDDGLHPDGPYGANPAYDSYLKAEGYDGPNQWENWANSAEGEDGEVLSGWLLGHADKPARVNAEHAETPYMIKRFKDFVEVAGDQPWCVHLSLIKPHWPYIVPAPYHDMYGADDVIPAIRSQAERENPHPVFGAFMGERVSKAFSNDKTRAKVIPAYMGLIKQIDDEIGKLMEYLEEKGLLENTMVVFTSDHGDYLGDHWMGEKELFHEPSVKIPLIVVDPRAEADCTRGTVNEDLVEAIDLAPTFVEFCGGTPKSNVLEGRSLLPLLESLEPVEWREFAISEYDYSMRNARMELGLPVADCRLAMITDKHWKFIHAEGMRPMLFDLQQDPTELQDLGANPNYAAERERMSEALFAWYRKHHTRITITDKQIAANAGKELQAGILIGYTDEEEVEETKHQQGLS; encoded by the coding sequence ATGGGCGACAAGCGCAATGTGCTATGGATCATGTGTGATCAGCTACGGTTTGATTATCTGAGCTGCTACGGACATCCGCACTTACAAACGCCAAACATCGACAAGCTGGCAGAACGCGGAGTGCGTTTTAACCGCGCTTATGTTCAATCTCCCATATGTGGCCCCTCCCGTATGAGCTTTTATACGGGTCGGTATGTCCGGTCACACGGCAGCACATGGAATGGTATTCCCCTCCGTGTCGGCGAACCAACGCTTGGTGATCATCTGCACGAAATTGGTGTTCGTACTGTTCTTGTCGGCAAGACACATATGCGCGCCGATACCGAAGGCATGGCCCGCCTTGGAATTGCGGCAGAAAGCTTCATCGGCGCCCGCGTTGCTGAATGCGGATTTGAGGTATTTGAACGCGATGACGGCTTGCATCCCGACGGCCCCTACGGTGCGAACCCAGCATACGATAGCTATTTGAAGGCTGAGGGATATGACGGGCCAAACCAATGGGAAAACTGGGCAAATTCCGCTGAAGGGGAAGATGGTGAAGTCTTATCCGGTTGGTTATTGGGGCACGCAGATAAGCCAGCCCGCGTAAATGCAGAGCACGCAGAAACACCTTATATGATCAAGCGCTTCAAAGACTTCGTTGAAGTCGCAGGCGATCAACCCTGGTGTGTTCATCTTTCGCTCATCAAACCACATTGGCCTTATATCGTCCCTGCGCCTTACCACGATATGTACGGTGCGGATGATGTTATTCCCGCCATACGCTCACAGGCCGAACGGGAGAATCCGCACCCTGTGTTTGGTGCCTTTATGGGCGAGCGCGTTTCCAAAGCTTTCTCCAATGACAAGACCCGCGCCAAAGTCATTCCCGCCTATATGGGCCTGATCAAGCAGATCGACGACGAGATCGGTAAGCTGATGGAGTACCTTGAGGAAAAAGGCCTGCTGGAAAATACCATGGTGGTCTTCACCTCCGATCATGGGGATTATCTGGGAGATCACTGGATGGGTGAGAAGGAACTCTTCCATGAGCCATCCGTCAAGATCCCATTGATTGTGGTCGATCCGCGCGCTGAAGCCGATTGCACACGCGGAACCGTCAATGAAGACCTTGTTGAAGCTATTGATCTCGCTCCAACTTTCGTTGAATTCTGCGGTGGCACACCAAAGTCGAACGTTCTTGAAGGGCGCTCACTGCTCCCTCTTCTGGAAAGCCTAGAGCCAGTCGAGTGGCGCGAATTTGCAATCAGTGAATACGATTATTCAATGCGCAATGCTCGTATGGAGCTTGGTTTGCCAGTCGCGGACTGCCGCCTTGCCATGATCACAGATAAACACTGGAAATTTATTCATGCAGAAGGCATGAGGCCCATGCTGTTTGACCTTCAGCAAGATCCCACTGAACTTCAAGACTTAGGTGCAAACCCAAATTACGCAGCAGAACGCGAACGCATGAGCGAAGCCTTGTTTGCATGGTACCGAAAACACCACACCCGCATCACCATAACCGACAAACAGATTGCTGCAAACGCAGGTAAAGAACTGCAAGCTGGCATTCTAATCGGCTATACGGATGAGGAAGAAGTGGAAGAAACCAAGCACCAACAAGGCCTTAGTTGA
- a CDS encoding metalloregulator ArsR/SmtB family transcription factor yields the protein MIMQTNLPDVFGALADPTRFAIIERLLKEGDLPVGDLAEPFAMSAPAISRHIKLLENAGLIERRVEKQWRVCALKKERFADLHDWIERYRAFWNTSFDRLEVLLDKQQGDNK from the coding sequence ATGATTATGCAAACAAACTTACCTGATGTGTTTGGAGCTTTGGCAGACCCAACTCGCTTTGCCATTATCGAGCGCCTCCTTAAGGAGGGAGACTTGCCAGTTGGTGACTTGGCAGAGCCGTTCGCCATGTCCGCTCCGGCCATATCCCGCCACATTAAACTGCTGGAAAACGCAGGTCTCATCGAGCGACGCGTTGAAAAGCAATGGAGGGTTTGTGCTTTGAAGAAAGAACGCTTTGCAGACCTGCATGACTGGATTGAACGCTACCGGGCTTTTTGGAACACCAGCTTTGATCGCCTGGAAGTATTGCTCGACAAACAGCAAGGGGACAACAAATGA
- a CDS encoding MBL fold metallo-hydrolase: MRVKMLGCGDAYDPVKINSSLLITEDDFTLLIDCGPTVPQALFAHGMKPDDISTIYISHCHPDHCLGLTTLLNFMKSRKREKPLVIIRQAAQHKALFQLMEFAYWPEKDLGYELHWQDAEELTQIGPWKAVTTPSTHSVSNRSLFITSDRSQIFYSGDGLLSAEGEQFAAQADLAFLECEYMVAANGHGSWADIKPLERKAGSRWVLYHIDAASRTAVAEAIMPYPDFSLGEDGRAFDLTLTEV, encoded by the coding sequence ATGCGCGTGAAGATGTTGGGTTGCGGAGATGCGTATGACCCGGTCAAAATCAATTCATCGTTGCTCATTACGGAAGATGATTTTACGCTGCTGATTGATTGCGGTCCAACTGTGCCTCAGGCCTTGTTTGCGCATGGCATGAAACCTGACGACATCTCAACGATCTACATTTCGCACTGCCATCCGGACCATTGCCTTGGTTTGACTACTCTGCTGAACTTCATGAAATCCAGGAAGCGCGAGAAACCACTGGTGATTATCCGCCAAGCCGCGCAGCACAAGGCCTTGTTTCAGCTAATGGAGTTTGCTTACTGGCCAGAGAAAGATCTGGGCTATGAGTTGCATTGGCAAGATGCGGAGGAGCTGACGCAGATTGGGCCTTGGAAAGCTGTAACAACACCAAGCACTCATTCTGTCTCCAATCGCAGCCTGTTCATCACGAGTGATCGCAGCCAGATTTTCTATTCCGGAGACGGATTGCTTTCCGCAGAAGGGGAGCAGTTTGCAGCTCAGGCTGATCTGGCATTTCTGGAATGTGAGTACATGGTTGCCGCCAATGGTCATGGGTCATGGGCCGATATAAAGCCGCTGGAACGAAAGGCGGGCAGCAGGTGGGTTTTGTACCACATCGACGCTGCATCGCGGACTGCCGTTGCTGAGGCGATCATGCCCTATCCGGACTTCTCATTGGGTGAGGACGGGCGTGCGTTTGATCTCACATTGACAGAAGTTTAA